The Flavobacterium psychrotrophum region AGGGAAATAAGCAGGTGGCCTGCCCAGCCCGTCTAGCAGTTCGGTAGTAAACTCTTTAAGAGTCATGTCAGCACGCAGCGCATAATTAGTGCGTTTTTGGTTACCCAAGGTATCTGTAGTTTCTTTACTCATGTTTTTCCCGCAGGCACTGCCGGCTCCATGGCTTGGGTATACTATGGTTTCATCTGGCAATACCATTATTTTTTCTCTCAGCGAACTGTAAAGGTGTGCTGCAAGTACTTCCTGTGTTAGTTCGGTGGTAAGTGCCTGTGCAAGGTCTGGCCTTCCTACATCGCCTATAAATAAAGTGTCTCCGGTAATAATGCCGTGAATGCTCTTATTTTCATCCAGCAGCAGGTAGCAGGTACTTTCCAGCGTGTGGCCGGGTGTATGTATGGCTTTAATAATATAGTTGCCAATGGTAAATTCCTGGCCGTCCTGTGCTATCAGCGCATCAAATTCAGGCCTTGCGGTAGGGCCATATACAATTTGCGCACCTGTTTTATGTGCCAGGTCAATATGACCCGATACAAAATCGGCATGAAAGTGAGTTTCAAAAATATATTTAATTTTAGCTCCGTCTTTTTCGGCCCGGGCTATATATGGCTGTACTTCCCTGAGTGGGTCAAAAATGGCAGCCTCGCCGTTGTTTTCAAGGTAATATGCCGCCTGCGCGATACATCCTGTATATATTTGTTCAATTTTCATTAAAAATGGTTTATAAGCCCCCTTTTGTTATATTGTTACAATTAAAAAAACTACATTTGGGGTAACGTTGCAAATATACCAATTTAAAAGATACACAACCCCTCCTTTATAGGGGAAGCAATTGTAAAAACGTTATGTTTTTTTTTGATTATACCCTATTATAAACATAGGTCTATGTCCGTTAAAAATTGTTATTTTTGTATTAAAACGATGTTAAATAAGATTTCAATTAAATTAATCATAATTTTATTTAATATTTTTTGTGTTATTTGTAATTGTTAATACCTTTGTGTATATATTTGTATCAAATTTACGAGTACCAAATCTTGTTTTAATTTAAGTTGTAATATAGGTATGGCAACAGCTGCAAAACCCCGCAAAATGGGGATGTATGAAAACGTTAAGAACCAGTTTGAAAAGGCTTCAGAAGTAATGGGCCTTGATGAGAGTCTTAAGAAAATTTTAGCTTTAACAAATAATGAAATAGTTGTTCACTTTCCGGTAAAGATGGATAACGGTGAAGTACAGGTATTTACAGGATACCGTGTGCAACACAATAACTTTTTGGGGCCGTATAAAGGTGGGCTTCGCTATCACGAAACGGTAGACCTTGATGCTGCACGTGCACTGGCTACCTGGATGACCTGGAAAACATCGCTTGCCGGACTTCCTTACGGAGGCGGTAAAGGTGGTATTCAGCTTGATCCAAAAAAATATAGCCAGGGAGAACTTGAAAGGATAACCCGCAGGTTTACTTTCGCACTGGGCGATAACATAGGCCCAGAGCATGACATCCCAGCACCGGATGTTAATACCAATGCCCAGATGATGGCTTGGATCGCTGATACTTACATGAGTACAAAGGCTCCGGCAGAACGTTCTAAAAACCAGCACGTTGTTACGGGTAAGCCGGTAGGGTCTGGTGGTCTTGAAGGGCGCGACAGGGCTACAGGCTTTGGTGTTGTTGTAACACTTGAGGCGTGGGCTAAACTTAGAAATACTTCTCTTGAAGGTAAAAGGTATATAGTACAGGGGTTTGGTAACGTAGGTTACTGGGCAGCGCATTTTATGAACAAAAATGGTGCTATACTTGTAGGTGTTCAGGATGCAACAGGAACTATTTACAACCCTGATGGTATGGATCCTGAGGATCTTTTAAAATACCAGAGCGATAATGCTACTATACACGGTTATACAGACCATGATTTTGACAGTTCAAAATTCTTTGGTATTGACTGCGACATTATTATTCCTGCGGCACTGGGTAACCAGATAACCGAAGATAACGCTGCTGATATTAAGGCACAGGTTATTGCTGAAGGCGCTAATGGCCCTACAGATACCGAAGGAGAAGCTATATTGCTTGCTAAAGGTGTAGAGATCATTCCTGATATTCTATGTAACTCTGGTGGTGTAATAGGTTCTTACTTCGAGTGGCTGCAAAACCGTAACGGTGAAATGTGGACTATGGATGATGTAATTGTTAAACTGCGCCGCAAGCTTGAAGAAGCTTTTGGTAAAGTTATAGACAGCTCAGATAAATATAAAACGGACTGGAGGACTGCTGCTTATATAGTTGCACTTACCAGAATAGAAATGGCTTATAAACAAAGAGGTATTTTTCCATAAATAAATCTTTTATTATAGATATACAAAGGCGCTCAGGAATGGGCGTCTTTTTTTGTGGCATTATAGAGAGTATAAATACTATATTTGAAAAAGTTTATTATTCGTTTACCAATCAACCAGCATTACAATGGGAATGATATTTTTCTTTATGGTTTTATTTACCATTTTTATTTTAGGTGGTTTACTTTACCTGCTCTATATACCTTTTAAAATATGGTTAGTTAGGACTGAAAGATTGAGTTTTGAAAAGAGCAGAAGGATCAATAAAATATATTTTGGGATTTTAACGGCAATTGTTCTCGCTATTACATATATAGGTATTTTTCCTGATGAAAGTTTTTATGCAGATGAATTCAAAAGAGTAACCTTAAGGAAATTACCTGATTCGGCTGATTTTATATCTAAATCTGCATCTTACCCGGATTTTCATGGAGAATATTGGTCGCGGTCTGAAATAGAATTATCAAGACCAGAATATAATAAGCTGTTGATGGAGCTTTATAAAGACGAAAGGTTTAATAAAAACTTTCAGAGATTATCTTTTGAAGGGGGTAAAAATACAAAAGATATTACCTATCAGTTTCTAAGGGAGATAGAAGAGGAGAGTGATCTATATTTATATATTGGCTTTAGTAAAAATAAAAAAACGATTTATGTAGACCTAAGCCGCTCGTAAATTGAGGTGGTAAGTATATGCTGGACAACCATAAATTTCACTCATAATTTACAACCGTTTCTTTACACCCAATTAAATGTTATTGCCTAAATTTGCGGTACAAATATCAAAACGATTAAAACTTTATCTATATGAGTTCATTTGACGTTGTCGTTATAGGTTCGGGACCCGGCGGCTATGTAGCTGCTATCCGTGCTGCGCAATTAGGCTTTACTACTGCAATCATCGAAAAATATTCAACCCTTGGCGGTACCTGTCTTAACGTAGGCTGTATACCAAGCAAGGCTTTGCTTGATTCTTCTCACCACTATCATGATGCCCACTCTAACTTTAAAGAGCATGGTATTGATATTGCCGGAGAAATAAAAGTAAACTTCGAGCAAATGATAGCCCGTAAGCAGGGTGTTGTTGACCAGAATGTAAGCGGTATTAAATACCTTATGGACAAAAACAAGATTACTGTTTTTGAAGGTCTTGGTTCTTTTGAAGATGCTACCCACGTTAAGGTTACTAAGAACGACGGAACTGAAGAGGTTATCGAGGCAAAAAACACCATTATTGCTACAGGTTCTAAGCCATCGTCACTTCCTTTCATAAAAATTGATAAAGAAAAAATAATTACCTCTACAGAAGCCCTTAAGCTTAAAGAAGTGCCTAAGCACCTTATCGTTATTGGTGGTGGTGTTATAGGCCTTGAACTTGGCCAGGTATACCTGCGCCTTGGTGCACAGGTTAGTGTAGTAGAATATCTTGACCGTATTATTCCGGGTATGGATGCCGGCCTTAGTAAAGAACTTACTAAAGTACTTAAGAAACAAGGTATGAAATTCTACACGTCGCACAAAGTAAAATCGGTAGAGCGTGCAGGCGAAGGTGTGCAGGTTCAGGCTGAGAATGCTAAAGGCGAAACTATTACCCTTGATGGCGATTATGCACTGGTATCTGTAGGACGTCGTCCGTTTACAGATGGACTTAATGCTGACAAAGCCGGAGTAAAAATTACTGAGCGCGGACAAATTGAAGTTAACGATCACCTGCAAACCAGCGTTCCTAACATCTATGCTATAGGCGATGTTGTTAAAGGTGCTATGCTTGCGCACAAAGCAGAAGAAGAAGGTGTATTTGTTGCAGAAACCATTGCCGGGCAAAAACCACACATTGACTATAACCTTATACCGGGTGTTGTGTATACATGGCCAGAGGTTGCTGCTGTAGGTAAGACCGAAGAGCAACTTAAGGAAGCCGGTGTTGCATACAAATCAGGTAGTTTCCCGTTCAAGGCATTAGGACGTAGCCGTGCAAGTATGGATACTGATGGTTTTGTGAAAATATTAGCCGATGCCACTACAGACGAAGTTTTAGGTATACACATGATAGGTGCCCGTACTGCTGACCTTATTGCTGAAGCAGTTATAGCTATGGAGTTCAAAGCAAGCGCAGAGGATATTGCAAGATCATCTCATGCACACCCTACCTATGCTGAAGCTGTTAAAGAAGCTGCTCTTGCAGCTACCGAAAATAGGGCGATACATATATAATACGTATTTACATAAAATAGCAAAACCCACTTCTAACAAGGTGGGTTTTGTGTTTTAGATCAGGTTATATGTAGTGTTAAAGCTTAAACCCGTATGCCAGGCGCAGCGCAATCTGGTCGGCATGAAAATCATTCATACCCTCATAGCGCACACTAATGTCTATAATATCGGTAGCATACCCAATGCCGGGTGCCCATATAAATGTAGTCTGGTCATAGTTATTGGTTACTGCAAAACCAGCACCTACTTCGCCCAGTACATAAAACTGGTCTTCCCATACAAATGCCTTAAAACCCGCCTTTGCAGGAATAAACCCAAGATCTTTAATATCGCCATCTCCAAAAAGGTTAGTAAAACCGGTTGTAAGTGTTAGCGATGTCTTTTTGGTAAGGTCATACTGAAACCTTACATCGCCACCCAGTGCCCAGTTAAAATAGTCTCCTGTTGTAACACCACCATTAACGGCAAAGCCTAAACGGTAGCTTTGACTATAATTATCAATAGCGGGGTTATTAGTTCCCTCAATTTTTTGCGCAAACGCCGTCATGCCAAGCATCATCATGCCCGATAACAGCAATCCTTTTAAATTAATCATCCTTTTCATGGCTCTCATTTGTTTTATGTTAGTAAGTCAAAATTAGCCCGATTGGATTACTAATAATCGTAATATCCTGTTAAATAAGTGTCAATGAAATAATAAAGTTAGGACTTGTACTACATAACCTGATGATTTAAAATATTTTACCATATGACAAATTGCCGTTTTAAGTCAACGGCGTACCTTTGCAGCCTAAAAATTATAACTTTGGCACTCGCAACCTATACTAAAGAATTTCGAAATAATATACAACTGGCTTATCCTGTTATATTAGGTATGCTGGG contains the following coding sequences:
- a CDS encoding Glu/Leu/Phe/Val family dehydrogenase, whose amino-acid sequence is MATAAKPRKMGMYENVKNQFEKASEVMGLDESLKKILALTNNEIVVHFPVKMDNGEVQVFTGYRVQHNNFLGPYKGGLRYHETVDLDAARALATWMTWKTSLAGLPYGGGKGGIQLDPKKYSQGELERITRRFTFALGDNIGPEHDIPAPDVNTNAQMMAWIADTYMSTKAPAERSKNQHVVTGKPVGSGGLEGRDRATGFGVVVTLEAWAKLRNTSLEGKRYIVQGFGNVGYWAAHFMNKNGAILVGVQDATGTIYNPDGMDPEDLLKYQSDNATIHGYTDHDFDSSKFFGIDCDIIIPAALGNQITEDNAADIKAQVIAEGANGPTDTEGEAILLAKGVEIIPDILCNSGGVIGSYFEWLQNRNGEMWTMDDVIVKLRRKLEEAFGKVIDSSDKYKTDWRTAAYIVALTRIEMAYKQRGIFP
- the lpdA gene encoding dihydrolipoyl dehydrogenase, producing the protein MSSFDVVVIGSGPGGYVAAIRAAQLGFTTAIIEKYSTLGGTCLNVGCIPSKALLDSSHHYHDAHSNFKEHGIDIAGEIKVNFEQMIARKQGVVDQNVSGIKYLMDKNKITVFEGLGSFEDATHVKVTKNDGTEEVIEAKNTIIATGSKPSSLPFIKIDKEKIITSTEALKLKEVPKHLIVIGGGVIGLELGQVYLRLGAQVSVVEYLDRIIPGMDAGLSKELTKVLKKQGMKFYTSHKVKSVERAGEGVQVQAENAKGETITLDGDYALVSVGRRPFTDGLNADKAGVKITERGQIEVNDHLQTSVPNIYAIGDVVKGAMLAHKAEEEGVFVAETIAGQKPHIDYNLIPGVVYTWPEVAAVGKTEEQLKEAGVAYKSGSFPFKALGRSRASMDTDGFVKILADATTDEVLGIHMIGARTADLIAEAVIAMEFKASAEDIARSSHAHPTYAEAVKEAALAATENRAIHI
- a CDS encoding MBL fold metallo-hydrolase yields the protein MKIEQIYTGCIAQAAYYLENNGEAAIFDPLREVQPYIARAEKDGAKIKYIFETHFHADFVSGHIDLAHKTGAQIVYGPTARPEFDALIAQDGQEFTIGNYIIKAIHTPGHTLESTCYLLLDENKSIHGIITGDTLFIGDVGRPDLAQALTTELTQEVLAAHLYSSLREKIMVLPDETIVYPSHGAGSACGKNMSKETTDTLGNQKRTNYALRADMTLKEFTTELLDGLGRPPAYFPQNVMLNIKGYDSLDTVIEKGAKALSPAEFEAIASETGALVLDVRHENDFIAEHIPGSVFIGLNGSFAPWVGALIMDVNQPLLLVTPEGKEEETITRLARVGFDNSLGYLSGAISAWKNAGFDTDSIRSITPEAFEAAANENSTIVVDSRKPSEFEGGHVIGALNIPLDFVNEQLAEVPKESDFYLHCAGGYRSVIMASILKARGYHNMINIEKGFGGIKNTSVKTTLNQPAAF